The following proteins come from a genomic window of Phnomibacter ginsenosidimutans:
- a CDS encoding NAD(P)H-dependent glycerol-3-phosphate dehydrogenase, whose amino-acid sequence MQMGIIGGGSWATALAKLLTDNGHAIHWCLRSETSIAHLQKRRHNPHYLSSVYFNPELLTLSTDAAATIAACDTVLICVPSSYVLETFQYLPATAFEGKRVISAVKGILPTEKFQLLNEWLHEKFALPTEHYFTIMGPCHAEEVAAEKLSYLTFSGEDVPAATAIAAMFKTDYLNTVVNHDIWGTQYAATLKNIYAVGAGIAHGLEYGDNFLSVYIANAADELVHFIRKVMELKQAPDAGKINYSSSVYLGDLLVTCYSLYSRNRTFGNMIGKGYSVKVAQLEMNMVAEGYPASRGLYFTNQTVLAHMPIATTIYRILWEGLPAAEGFAAIEQVLQ is encoded by the coding sequence ATGCAGATGGGAATTATTGGCGGCGGCAGCTGGGCTACCGCACTGGCCAAATTGCTGACAGACAACGGACATGCCATTCACTGGTGCCTGCGCAGCGAAACGAGTATTGCGCATTTGCAAAAACGCCGCCACAATCCGCATTACCTCAGCAGTGTGTATTTCAATCCGGAATTGCTCACACTCAGCACCGATGCGGCCGCTACCATTGCCGCCTGCGATACCGTTTTAATCTGTGTGCCGAGCTCTTACGTACTGGAAACATTTCAGTATTTACCAGCTACAGCGTTCGAAGGCAAGCGGGTCATCTCTGCCGTCAAAGGCATTTTACCCACCGAAAAATTTCAGCTGCTCAATGAGTGGCTGCACGAAAAATTTGCGCTGCCCACCGAACATTATTTCACCATCATGGGCCCCTGCCATGCCGAAGAAGTAGCGGCTGAAAAACTGTCGTACCTTACGTTTAGCGGTGAAGATGTGCCTGCTGCCACAGCCATTGCAGCCATGTTCAAAACCGACTACCTCAACACCGTGGTGAACCACGACATCTGGGGTACGCAATATGCCGCTACGCTCAAAAACATTTACGCCGTCGGTGCCGGCATTGCCCATGGCCTGGAGTATGGCGATAACTTTTTGAGTGTGTACATCGCCAATGCCGCTGATGAATTGGTGCATTTTATCCGCAAAGTGATGGAGCTGAAACAAGCACCTGATGCCGGTAAAATCAACTACTCCAGCAGCGTGTACCTCGGCGATTTGTTGGTAACCTGCTACTCGCTGTACAGCCGCAACCGTACGTTTGGCAACATGATTGGCAAGGGCTACAGCGTAAAAGTGGCGCAGCTCGAAATGAACATGGTGGCCGAAGGATACCCTGCCAGCCGCGGCCTGTATTTTACCAACCAAACCGTGCTGGCGCACATGCCCATTGCCACTACCATCTACCGTATTTTGTGGGAAGGACTGCCTGCCGCCGAAGGCTTCGCCGCCATTGAGCAGGTGTTGCAGTGA
- the hemW gene encoding radical SAM family heme chaperone HemW, whose product MAGIYFHIPFCSKACHYCNFHFSTSLHRRPEVLQAMLQQLQQRQLPTGVALPTHISSIYFGGGTPSLLSAAELGQLLVAVRQQFAVSTDAEITLEANPDDIDAARLEQWLALGINRLSMGVQSFHDDDLRWMNRAHRASQSLAAIHAARAAGFHNFSIDLIYGVPGMSMERWQHNVEQAMALQVPHLSCYALTVEEKTALHHFVQKGKVAPMDDALQARHFEALMQWTAAQGYEHYEISNYALPGKRSRHNSSYWQGQPYWGIGPSAHSFDGQHTRWWNIANNSEYIRLLQAGAPAYEVEVLSPVQRMNETIMTLLRTSEGLPVNLEAQQMGGYTYPATQWASAQDYLHEFMQNGWVTLQRHLLQLTNSGKLYADHIASALFASED is encoded by the coding sequence ATGGCCGGCATTTATTTTCACATACCGTTTTGCAGCAAGGCTTGTCACTACTGCAATTTTCACTTTTCTACCTCGCTGCACCGCAGGCCCGAGGTATTGCAGGCCATGCTGCAGCAGTTGCAACAGCGCCAGCTGCCAACGGGCGTTGCCTTGCCCACGCATATCAGCAGCATCTACTTTGGCGGCGGTACGCCCAGCCTGCTGAGTGCCGCTGAGCTGGGGCAATTACTGGTGGCCGTGCGGCAACAGTTTGCCGTAAGTACCGATGCCGAAATTACCCTCGAAGCCAACCCCGATGATATTGATGCCGCCCGGCTGGAGCAGTGGCTGGCGCTGGGCATCAACCGCCTGAGCATGGGGGTGCAAAGTTTTCACGACGACGACCTGCGCTGGATGAACCGTGCCCACCGGGCCAGCCAATCGCTGGCGGCCATACACGCCGCTAGAGCAGCAGGTTTTCACAACTTCAGCATCGATCTTATTTATGGGGTACCCGGCATGAGCATGGAGCGCTGGCAGCACAATGTGGAGCAGGCCATGGCACTGCAGGTGCCGCACCTGAGCTGCTATGCGCTTACGGTGGAAGAGAAAACCGCCCTGCATCATTTTGTACAAAAAGGCAAAGTGGCCCCCATGGACGATGCCCTGCAGGCCCGCCATTTTGAGGCCCTCATGCAATGGACCGCAGCACAGGGCTACGAGCATTACGAAATATCGAATTATGCCCTGCCGGGCAAGCGCAGCCGCCACAACAGCAGCTACTGGCAGGGCCAGCCCTACTGGGGCATCGGCCCCTCTGCCCACTCCTTCGATGGGCAGCATACCCGCTGGTGGAACATCGCCAACAACAGCGAATACATCCGCCTGCTGCAAGCCGGTGCGCCTGCCTACGAAGTGGAAGTGCTGAGCCCGGTACAACGCATGAACGAAACCATCATGACGCTGTTGCGCACCAGCGAGGGTTTGCCGGTAAACCTCGAGGCACAACAGATGGGCGGCTATACTTACCCCGCTACGCAGTGGGCTTCGGCGCAAGATTACCTGCATGAATTTATGCAAAACGGTTGGGTAACCTTACAGCGCCACCTGCTGCAGCTCACCAACAGCGGCAAGCTCTACGCCGATCATATTGCGTCGGCGTTGTTTGCGAGTGAGGATTAA
- a CDS encoding type II secretion system protein GspG produces the protein MKQNNISPKTSRPPYLLGLLGLIPLVGFFVGLGLLLYGIIKYKDKVLIGIGIACMLFTLIIYSSLFYFGFKSDFGKNAWAKHSQVQLNSLVKNIEFFKLENGKYPDSLTQLLNKNEFVMIVDPLKATSGNSDMFFNYENLGDSYLLFSAGIDGLPNTKDDIFPEVSPSKNIGWRRTH, from the coding sequence ATGAAACAAAACAACATAAGCCCTAAAACATCAAGACCTCCATACCTACTAGGGCTGCTTGGTTTAATTCCGCTGGTTGGTTTTTTTGTTGGGCTCGGGCTACTCCTTTACGGCATTATTAAGTACAAAGACAAAGTCTTGATTGGTATCGGAATAGCATGCATGTTGTTTACACTCATTATTTATTCCTCACTATTCTATTTTGGTTTCAAATCTGACTTTGGTAAAAATGCATGGGCAAAACATTCGCAGGTTCAATTAAACTCATTAGTAAAGAACATTGAGTTCTTCAAGCTAGAAAATGGAAAATACCCAGACAGTTTAACCCAACTGCTGAACAAAAATGAATTTGTCATGATTGTAGATCCGTTGAAAGCGACCTCGGGCAACTCAGACATGTTTTTCAATTATGAAAATCTTGGCGACTCCTATTTGCTTTTTTCGGCAGGAATTGACGGATTACCTAATACCAAAGACGATATTTTCCCAGAAGTTTCGCCCAGTAAAAATATTGGATGGCGGCGGACTCACTAA
- a CDS encoding DUF6438 domain-containing protein — translation MKTTTNILTFLILLTLIACGEPRPDSKGISKVTVAFSGYGCESECPFQVFSVDSSLTATFYGGQFADRKGCFKGTVSQATWDSIQVRFDKFIVKGIDTTQYQKTDHPNVEFFIHDGLRKHRTRFNENTGKMTNDDLDILYWFVRIASRTELKTTDSLTFETTLQYAMPPKTLDK, via the coding sequence ATGAAGACAACAACCAACATATTGACATTTTTAATCTTACTGACTTTAATAGCATGTGGAGAGCCAAGACCTGACAGTAAAGGAATATCTAAGGTGACCGTAGCATTTTCAGGTTATGGTTGTGAAAGTGAGTGCCCTTTCCAAGTATTTAGTGTTGACAGTAGTTTGACCGCAACATTTTACGGTGGACAGTTTGCAGACAGAAAAGGCTGTTTTAAAGGGACAGTTTCACAAGCAACTTGGGACAGTATTCAGGTTCGTTTTGACAAATTTATTGTCAAGGGTATAGACACGACCCAATACCAAAAGACAGACCATCCAAATGTCGAATTTTTCATCCACGATGGTTTACGAAAGCATAGGACAAGATTCAATGAAAATACAGGTAAAATGACAAATGACGACTTAGACATTTTGTATTGGTTTGTAAGGATTGCATCAAGGACAGAATTGAAAACTACTGACAGCTTGACTTTTGAAACAACTTTACAATATGCAATGCCACCTAAAACACTAGACAAATGA
- a CDS encoding peptidylprolyl isomerase, whose product MKKQVLIFLMIISPLWMLSQKAVVELKEMRMVRNSTSVEIKEVRKVDTTLALPQFQKMIANNTKIDSLLILGKKDTYIGPVQRNGYKSLYFIQHIDSVYTMRAGQILLDPIHFTEQETDSIAAKIIIQIKNGHSFDAMCKKYSFSDNSQYDCDLGWFKSGEMVLEFEQAVLAHKKNDVFQVKTIFGTHIVKVLEDAVEQSRTVTIFEFKLTD is encoded by the coding sequence ATGAAAAAACAGGTTTTAATATTCTTGATGATTATCTCCCCTTTGTGGATGCTATCACAAAAAGCAGTAGTTGAACTAAAAGAAATGAGGATGGTAAGAAATAGTACTTCTGTTGAGATTAAAGAAGTAAGAAAAGTTGATACAACATTGGCATTACCACAGTTTCAAAAAATGATTGCAAACAATACGAAGATTGATTCATTGTTGATTCTTGGAAAGAAAGACACTTACATAGGCCCGGTACAGCGCAACGGATATAAGTCTCTTTACTTCATTCAGCATATCGACTCTGTTTATACTATGCGGGCTGGGCAAATCCTTTTAGATCCCATTCATTTTACAGAACAAGAAACTGATTCCATTGCCGCAAAGATTATAATCCAAATTAAAAATGGACACTCATTTGATGCCATGTGCAAAAAGTATTCCTTCAGTGATAATAGTCAATATGATTGTGATTTAGGTTGGTTCAAATCTGGCGAGATGGTACTTGAATTTGAGCAGGCAGTATTGGCTCATAAAAAGAATGATGTGTTTCAAGTAAAAACAATATTTGGCACGCACATCGTAAAAGTGCTAGAAGACGCCGTAGAGCAATCCCGAACGGTAACGATTTTTGAATTCAAGCTTACAGATTAG